In Cyclobacteriaceae bacterium, the DNA window TTTTATGGGAAGAGAGATTGTTCACAAGGAATTGTTCGATAAAATTCAGGATCCTTTAGGTTCAGCTACCGCAAAGGACGTCCATACTATTGTCGATGGTTTCGAAGGATTGGAAAGTAACCCACTCCTGATCGTAATTGGAACATTGTTCTTCTATTTCATTGCTACAACTTTACTAAGCGTTGTTAAACAAGCCATTCATCAGATCTGGAGCCTAAAGAAAAAAACACCGCACACAGCGATGTATTTTGTAAAGGAAAGACTGACGGGAATTGCCATCATGTTCCTTGTTGCGCTCCTGGCTGCCATCTCCTACGCGATGGATGTTTTTGAGCTTACGCTTCAAGGCAACAGGATACTTGCTTTTTTAATCGGCACTGCATTTTCTCTTACGATTGTTACAATCTTCTTTACGATCCTTTTGAAGTTTCTTCCAGAAGCTAAAGTCAGGTGGCCCGTAGCGATTGCTGGTGGATTTTTTACAGGACTATTTTTTAATGCTGGGGTATTCATTCTTGGTAAAATTCTGATTCATAAGAAGATTGCAATGATCTTCGGAGCATCCAGTTCCATGGCTATGGTACTGCTCTTTATCTTCTATTGTTCTTTTATCCTATATCTGAGCGTTGCATTTACTTATGAATTTGCAAAGGCTATTCGCAAGCCGATCCGGGCGGGGAAGTTCGCAATTGAATTCACAGAAGAGGCTAAATAGTAGTTTAACTTTTATTACAAGTTTGTAACTTACATTTATGTAACTTATCTTTATGGTATGGAAACTCCTTTCATCTTCGGGCGCATTGCCAGTGGCAAGAATTTCACGGATCGTGAACAGGAAGCTCAACACCTTGCCGGAAACTTTAAGGCAGGTGTAAATACCATTCTTATCTCCCCACGTCGGTGGGGTAAATCTTCACTGGTTCAACAGGCGGCAGGGCTTGTAACGCAGCAGGACAAAAAAATAAAATTCTGTTTCATTGATCTCTATAATGTTAGGACCGAGCAGCAGTTCTATCAAATTCTGGCACAGGAAATTCTTCGTGCATCCTCAGGCAAATGGGCAGATCTGATGGACAATGCAAAAAAATTCCTTGGACGATTTATTCCAAACCTAAGCTTTAATCCGGGAAACCAAAGTGATTTTACTTTATCACTTGACTGGAAAGAAGTTACCCGGCAGCCAGATGATATTCTGAACATGGCTGAGCACATTGCTAAATCAAAGAAAATAAAATTCGTTTTCTGTATTGATGAATTTCAAAACATCAAAACCTTTGAGTCTCCGCTCGCTTTTCAGAAAAAGCTCCGCTCCCATTGGCAAAAGCATCAGAATGTTTCTTATTGTCTTTATGGAAGCAAGCGCAACATGATGATGGAAGTTTTTACTTCTTCCGAGATGCCATTCTACAAATTCGGTGACTTAATGTTTCTGCAAAAGATCAGGTCCGAAGACTGGGTACCTTTTTTAATCAAACGTTTCTCCGGCTCGGGAAAAAAAGTGATTAAAGAGAAAGAAGCAAAACTCTTAGTGTCATTAGCGGAGTGTCATCCCTATTATGTTCAGCAACTAGCTCAGCAAGCGTGGCTGCGTACTCCAAAGATATGCTCTGAAGAAATTGTATTAAGCGCCTACGATGGGGTCCTGTTACAGCTAAGTCTGCTATTTCAAAATGTAACGGATAGCCTGACAGCAACTCAAGTCAATTTTCTGAATGCTATGCTTAAAGGTGTTGAGCAGTTCAGCGCCAAACAAGCACTAAATGATTATGACCTGGGAACTTCTGCCAATGTATTACGAATTAAAGATGCCCTGGTTAACAAGGAAATTCTGGACATCAATGGAAATCAAATTGAATTTCTGGATCCGATGTATAAGCACTGGCTTCAAAAATACTATTTTAAAATACTCTGATCATATAAATTAAGTCCTACCAACAAGGGGATATTATCTTATGACTTGAATGACTATACTTGAAAAGTCATTTCAATTATGGGAAGAACAATAATTTTTCTGATTCTGGCATTTTTGCTTAATGCCTCTTGCAGCAGTGATTCATCACCAAAGCCACAAACGCCAACTGACCCGTGGTCCAGAATTCTAACCGGCATAAACACTACCCTTCTAGGAGTTTCTTTCGTCAGCAGTGATATTGGATTCATGTCAGGTACGGATGGATACATCGCGAAAACTTCGGATGGTGGAAAAACATGGAGTATTCAAACCAGCGGAACTACAAAATTTTTAAGAGACATATACTTTTTCGATTCACAAACCGGTACTGTTGTCGGTGAATCAGGTCTCATCATGCGAACGATTAATGGCGGAACCACATGGACAACGCAAGCAAGTGGAACTACAGAACATTTGGTGCACGTTCACTTTATCAATTCAAATATTGGCATTGCAACAGGCCAAGGCGGGACAATACTTAAAACAATCAATGGTGGCACAAACTGGGTTGCTCAAGTCAGCAGCACTACTGTGGAACTATCTGGAGTTTTCATGATCTCTGATCAGACAATTTTCATTGTTGGCTTTAGCGGCAAAATGTTAAGAACCACCAATGGTGGCACAAGCTGGACACCATTTTCCTCCGGAACTACGCAGGACCTGAGGAGTGTCTTTTTCAGCAATGCGTCAACAGGCACTGCAGTGGGCATTAATGGCGTTCTCCTGAGAACTCTGGATGGTGGACAGAACTGGACAAGCGTTGCTCCCGCTGGCTCAACCGGAGATTTATACAGTGTATGTCAGATCGATATGAATACCATCATTGTAGCAGGTACAGGAAGACTTTTGAAATCTGGTGATGGAGGAATGACCTGGGACACCAAGTCCGGAATTTCCGGCGATCTGTATGCGCTATCATTTTTCGGTTCAAATGCATGGGCAGCAGGTCAATCAGGTCAGGTTTACAAGTATGAACCATAGATAATTCCTACTCCTCTTTCAACACTGTCGAAGGATTCAAAGTCGCCGCTCGTAAGGAAAGATACCCTACACACATAACTGCCAGCACGATCTCACTCACACCTGCGATTACAAAAACAATCGGACTGATTTTAATTCTGTATTCGAAAGAATCAAGCCATTGCTGAACCGCCCACCATGCAAATGGGGTCGCCACTACCAGGGCGATGACAATGAGTTTAATGTACTGACTATTCATCATCACAAATATTTTAGTGACCGATGCACCAAACACTTTTCGAATTCCAATCTCTTTTTTACGCTGCTCTGCGGAATACGCCACTAATCCAATCAATCCAATAATTCCAACACCGATAGAGAAGCACGCAAACACGCCAAAAAGTCTTCCCAACTTTGACTCATCCTCATACTGACGCGCTAGCAATTCATCATAAAATTGAAATTCAATTGGAGTTGCCACCGCAAGGCGCTTCCAATGTTGCTCAATTTTCTCCATCAATTCCGAAACATCCTGCGTCTTAAATTTAATCGCAATAAAGCGCTCACTTCCCCACAATCCGGAGTTAAGTGTAAAGAATAACATTGGTGAGATAGGCGAATGAAGAGACCGGAAATTAAAATCCTTCACCACGCCAACGACTTCCAGTTTTCCTTTATCAGGATAAACAATGAATTTGCCTAAAGCTTCTTCCGGACTCCATCCGAAAAGTTGTGCAGCATTTTCATTTAAAATCACTGAAGCTGAATCCGCAACACTTCCTGCTTTAAACTGCCTTCCACTTGCAAGCTTTAATCCTAATGTTGAAAAATAATGATCATCTATCTTTGCCTGGTTGATGGGAAGGTTCTCCTGGCTTCCTTCCTTAGAAAAAATATCCTCGCTTGTTCCAGTACCAGGAATCTGGGCAGCCACGGTTGCATCAACCACACCATCAATTGCAGAAATTTCATTTCTGAAAGATTCAATCTGAGGTCCTAATGCTTCAGCATAATTTATTAAAAGAACATTTTCCTTTTCAAGACCAAGATTCATTGTCGAAATGTACCTCAGCTGTTGAAAAACAATGAGAGTAATAGATATCAATGCAATTGCAATGGTAAATTGTAATGTAACTAAGCCATTGCGTAAGCCACCTGACTTCATTCCAGATGCTAATTTTCCTTTCAGCACATAAATGGGCTGGAAAGCGGTCAGGTAAAATGCTGGATAGAAGCCAGCAATAAATCCAAGCACAAAAGGAAGCAGAAAAATCATGAGGATAAGATTCCAGTTTCCGGCAAGATTAAACGGCAGATCGAAACCACTCAAATTAAAAATCAAGGGTTTAAAAATTGCGGCTAATGCCAGTGATAAGACCGTAGCCAGGATGGTCACAAAGATTGATTCAAACTGAAATTGTGCGATCAACGAACTTCTGAAAGCACCAAGTGTTTTCTTCACCCCGACTTCCTTAGCACGCATTGTTGCTCGGGCCGTGGAGAGATTAATGAAATTTATGGATGCAATTAAAAGGATAAATCCTGCAACTCCACTTAAGATATAAACATATACCTTATCACTGACCTCTTCATATCTTGGAAAAATTTCTCCTGATTCCAGGCGAATATCTGTTACTGGCTGAAGATACCAGTTCCATCCACCCTTACTCCTGATAAAGTCACTAAAATCCATTCCAAGTCTTTTAAAAGTGGGAGCCACGCGACGATCCGTAATGGTTTGAATTTTTCCCTCAAGAGCAGTAAGATTGGTTCCGGGGCGCACTTTTATATAAGTCACCACCTGAGTCCATATAAAACTCCATTCAAACCGCTTAAGGTTTTCGTTTGTAGAAATTGAAAGGAGATAATCAAAATGAAAGTGAATGTTCGCAGGCTGAGTTTCTGTAACACCTGTCACTTCCACTGCAGTACGCTCATCCCCGAACAGTAGCATTTGGCCAACCGCAGGCTTATCTCCGAAATATTTTTTCGCAGCTTCTTTTGAGAGCACTACCTTATTTTTGCCGATCAAAGCAGTTCTATAGTCGCCTTCGTTAAGCTTGAAATCAAAAAATGCAAAGAAGTTTGAGTCAGCCGCCAGTACCTTACTCTCACGAAAAGCTTTTATATCTCCTCCATTCTCGGCGGAACGAACAACATAATCTCCCGGTGTATTGATTCTCAGCACCTGCTCGATCTCCGGATAGTCGTTCTGAAGAGCGTGCGCTACCTGTGGGCCGGATGAAGACATTATTCCTCCATTGGGTGACCATATAGCAGTCTGGTTTACTCTATACAAACGATCAACATCAGGATGAGATTGATCAAAACTATTTTCAAACTGAACATAATTATAAATGAGAATGCAGGAAGCTATTCCAATCGCAAGGCCTGCTATATTAATAATTGAATACTCAATGTTCTTTGTTAAACTTCTGATCGTTATCGTTAAAAAGCTTCTTAGCATAGTAATCGTGTTTAACTCACCTGAAAATTTGTTTCTAAGTATAATCCCGGGTCTCAAAAATGCAATTGCATTCCAGAATAATTTCCGCTTTGCTTTCCTCACTCCGAACAATCTCTCATCCTTATCAAATTTTTCAAGCAAGTCCCCTTCAACGCCTTCATACAAAACCGGGGGACAAAGTGCTTTAAGAATACGAAATGGGAAACCTGACGCATCAGTGATATCTTTCTCCTTCATTCAATCACCCCTTAACACTTACCATTTTTAATTGTGGGATCAGCTTCCAAAGATCTGTTCTGGATTCCTTCATAGAGCGCAGCATTGCCATGCCGGAGTTTGTGATCTGGAAAATTCTTTTTCTCCTTCCGCCGCGCGTAGTGGTCGCACCACCCATACTGGATTTAACAAAGCCCTTATCCTCAAGGCGGTAAAGAGTTACGTGAACAGCGCTGAGATTCGAATCTCTCCCTACTCTCTTTTTGATTTCGGTCACTATCGCATTTCCATATGCTTCCTCCTGAAGGATGCTCACCACCATCAGAATCAGCTCCTCAAATTCACCGATGTATTCTTTCGACATTTGTATATAGATTGTAAAACTAATTAACGGAGTTTTGGTGGATTAGTTACTACTTTGTAAAAGTTATTTTGAAGTCAATGTTCAGATAGCGCCCGAACATCCCTGGCAAATCCTAAATTACCTGATCATCAAAATATCATTCGTATTTGAGAGTATTGGCCGGATTAACCGTTGCTGCTTTTAGTGAATGGAAGCTTACAGTAGTTAAGGCAATCACAATAGCTGAAATGGATACTATAATGAAGGTCCATAAACTCAATTCTGACTTGTAGGCAAAACCTTCCATCCATTTTAGCATAAAATACAAGGAGACCGGTGTGGCAATAAATATTGATATACAAACCAGGATAGTGAATTTCTTATTAAGCATACTCACAATGTTGACTGCAGTTGCACCCAGAACTTTCCGGATACCAATTTCCTTGGTACGTTGCTCCGCTGTAAAGGCAGAGAGTCCGTAAAGTCCAAGACAGGAAATAAAAATAGCGAGTACCGTAAAAAATCCGATAGCTTTACTGAAGACCTGCTCTTTTTCAAGGAGTTCACCAAAGTTATCATCCAGGAAATGATACTTGAATGGTTCATCAGCCACAAGCGATTTCCATTTTACTTCTGCTTTGGAAATAAAATTCCCAGCTGCACCTGGCTCTACCCGGAATCCCAACTGATAATAATTATTCTTGCTTAGCAAGATGGCTACAGGTGCTATTGAGTTACGTAATGATTCCCAGTGAAAATCGCTTACCACCCCAATAACATGCAGGTCTTTGTTGATCACCGCTCCTATTGGCTCCTTTAATCCCAGGGACTCCACTGCGGATTCATTTAGCACAACTCCTGCCGAGTCAGATGCAATGTCTTTATTAAAACTTCTACCCTGAAGCAACTTAAATTCCATTACTCCAATATACTCGGCGTCTCCAAAATAGGTATTGATAGCGACAGGATCCTTCATTTCAGGAGTCTGGAATGTATAGAATGACATGACTGCCTTACTTCCCGGTTCACCGGTATGAAGGCTGCTTTTCAATACCCCAGACATTTGAGAAAGTTCATTCTTAAAAGCATCTGCGTGCTGTTTCAGTGCACCGACGTTGTCAATTGTTATCATGTTCTCCTGGGTAAATCCCATGTCCTTTGTTTGCATGAAATTCATCTGACGCACGATGATCGTTGAACATATCATGAGGCAGATAGAAATAGAAAACTGAAATATCACAAGAAGATTTCTGAATTGTGATCCACCACCCATTGCAATATTTCCCTTTAGGACTTTGATTGGCGTAAAAGAGGTAAGATAAAACGCCGGATAGATACCTGAGATGAACCCAACCAAAACAGCGAAGGCAAGTAATATCAACAGACTCCATCCACTATTCCAAAGTGTATTGATGAGTTGAGTGCCTGTCACTATCTCAAATACTTTCAAAAACATCTCTGCAAGTGCGAGTGAAAGAAGCATTGCAATTAGGCTTACAATTACGGATTCAAGGATGAACTGAATTACCAACTTGCTCCTGCCCGATCCAATTGATTTTCTAATTCCGACTTCCTTTCCACGACGGGAAGCCCTGGCTGTGGTAAGATTAATGAAATTGACAGAAGCTAACAGAAGTATAAAAACAGAAATAGCCGCAAATGTGTACATATTAGATTCATTTCCGGGGGTTGATATTTCATAATTCAATGACGACTTTAAATGGACATCTTTTAAAGCATGAACATTGAACCGCAATGCATTTTCATTCTTCTTGTAATCTTCAAATGAAATATTGGGAGGCATACCAGCCGAACTTGCAGAAGGATAAACCTGCTTTTCCATAATTCTATCAAGGGCATTGTCAAGGTCTTCCCGACCATTATTTTCTTTCAGCAACACATAATTGAATACTGAGGCAGATGTCCATATTTTACTGTTTTTCAATTGATGATCAATTGATAGCCATAGAGTAGCTTTTAATTGGGAACTTCGATCATCATCCTTTACAATTCCTGAAACCGTAAAAGGTGTTCTTTCTTTTCCAACTTCAATGACTTTGCCCAATGCAGGAGCATCTCCAAAATACTTCCTTGCCATTCGCTGGGTAATTACTGCCTGATCAGGTGTGCTCAGTGCAAAATCTCTATTACCTTCCAAAAACTCATATGAAAAAACTTTGAAAAAGGAGGAATCAGTATAGTAAACCATCTCATCGAAAGTCTTGTCTCCGATTGATAGAGGTGTTTCCCTTGAGCGTAAAATTCTGGTGAAGGCTTCTACTCCCTCAAACTCTTTCGGTAGATACTCACCCAATACTTCAGGGCCCGGACCGAAATTTCCCATGTTAAAGAAGGACACACCAATCTTAAAGATGCGATCAGCATTTTTGTAATGCCTGTCATAGCTCCACTCATTGTAAACAAAAAGGAACATCACCAGACTACATGCAATGCCGATTGCTAATCCGAAAATATTGATGATGGAATAAGAGAATTGACGCTTAAGGTTGCGTAGGGCAACTACCAGGTAATTTCTTAGCATAGTGATGGCATTTATCTTCTGGTTTACAAAAAAAGTACCAGATGAAAGAGACGAATTTAGCTCAGAATCTAAGTTTGTAGTTCTATTGGCAATTCAATTACGAACAAGCCCGTCCGGTTTCGGTCATCAAAGAGCGGAAATCCCCCGTAATTTCGGAAGAGTTAATTTACTCATACTTCAATGTCTTTGCAGGATCAACTCTTGCAGCTTTCAGGGTTTGAAAGCCGACTGAAACGAATGCAATGAATACGACGCCAAACCCAGCAAG includes these proteins:
- a CDS encoding YihY/virulence factor BrkB family protein is translated as MPNIFGKISASIKKGFQLLQKNDPLILSASTAFFTTFSLSPIFIILTDLLSPFMGREIVHKELFDKIQDPLGSATAKDVHTIVDGFEGLESNPLLIVIGTLFFYFIATTLLSVVKQAIHQIWSLKKKTPHTAMYFVKERLTGIAIMFLVALLAAISYAMDVFELTLQGNRILAFLIGTAFSLTIVTIFFTILLKFLPEAKVRWPVAIAGGFFTGLFFNAGVFILGKILIHKKIAMIFGASSSMAMVLLFIFYCSFILYLSVAFTYEFAKAIRKPIRAGKFAIEFTEEAK
- a CDS encoding FtsX-like permease family protein, which gives rise to MKEKDITDASGFPFRILKALCPPVLYEGVEGDLLEKFDKDERLFGVRKAKRKLFWNAIAFLRPGIILRNKFSGELNTITMLRSFLTITIRSLTKNIEYSIINIAGLAIGIASCILIYNYVQFENSFDQSHPDVDRLYRVNQTAIWSPNGGIMSSSGPQVAHALQNDYPEIEQVLRINTPGDYVVRSAENGGDIKAFRESKVLAADSNFFAFFDFKLNEGDYRTALIGKNKVVLSKEAAKKYFGDKPAVGQMLLFGDERTAVEVTGVTETQPANIHFHFDYLLSISTNENLKRFEWSFIWTQVVTYIKVRPGTNLTALEGKIQTITDRRVAPTFKRLGMDFSDFIRSKGGWNWYLQPVTDIRLESGEIFPRYEEVSDKVYVYILSGVAGFILLIASINFINLSTARATMRAKEVGVKKTLGAFRSSLIAQFQFESIFVTILATVLSLALAAIFKPLIFNLSGFDLPFNLAGNWNLILMIFLLPFVLGFIAGFYPAFYLTAFQPIYVLKGKLASGMKSGGLRNGLVTLQFTIAIALISITLIVFQQLRYISTMNLGLEKENVLLINYAEALGPQIESFRNEISAIDGVVDATVAAQIPGTGTSEDIFSKEGSQENLPINQAKIDDHYFSTLGLKLASGRQFKAGSVADSASVILNENAAQLFGWSPEEALGKFIVYPDKGKLEVVGVVKDFNFRSLHSPISPMLFFTLNSGLWGSERFIAIKFKTQDVSELMEKIEQHWKRLAVATPIEFQFYDELLARQYEDESKLGRLFGVFACFSIGVGIIGLIGLVAYSAEQRKKEIGIRKVFGASVTKIFVMMNSQYIKLIVIALVVATPFAWWAVQQWLDSFEYRIKISPIVFVIAGVSEIVLAVMCVGYLSLRAATLNPSTVLKEE
- a CDS encoding ATP-binding protein; amino-acid sequence: METPFIFGRIASGKNFTDREQEAQHLAGNFKAGVNTILISPRRWGKSSLVQQAAGLVTQQDKKIKFCFIDLYNVRTEQQFYQILAQEILRASSGKWADLMDNAKKFLGRFIPNLSFNPGNQSDFTLSLDWKEVTRQPDDILNMAEHIAKSKKIKFVFCIDEFQNIKTFESPLAFQKKLRSHWQKHQNVSYCLYGSKRNMMMEVFTSSEMPFYKFGDLMFLQKIRSEDWVPFLIKRFSGSGKKVIKEKEAKLLVSLAECHPYYVQQLAQQAWLRTPKICSEEIVLSAYDGVLLQLSLLFQNVTDSLTATQVNFLNAMLKGVEQFSAKQALNDYDLGTSANVLRIKDALVNKEILDINGNQIEFLDPMYKHWLQKYYFKIL
- a CDS encoding PadR family transcriptional regulator, with product MSKEYIGEFEELILMVVSILQEEAYGNAIVTEIKKRVGRDSNLSAVHVTLYRLEDKGFVKSSMGGATTTRGGRRKRIFQITNSGMAMLRSMKESRTDLWKLIPQLKMVSVKG